A region from the Triticum urartu cultivar G1812 chromosome 1, Tu2.1, whole genome shotgun sequence genome encodes:
- the LOC125522336 gene encoding uncharacterized protein LOC125522336, which yields MAAAAISLCGSRCVGPSRKPEPRLASQAGAAPCATRPSSSRRRLVVAAAKSSGKKADEKVPSWARPGSDEPPPWARDEGGASGQDGEAAQVPFYAYLLASAVTAIAAIGSIFEYTNGRAVFGVVGTDSPLYAPILGFFAVTGIPTSGYLWYKAVQTANKDAEEQDRRDGFL from the exons ATGGCCGCGGCAGCCATCTCCCTCTGCGGCTCGCGCTGCGTCGGCCCGAGCCGGAAGCCCGAACCTCGCCTCGCCTCCCAAGCGGGCGCCGCGCCGTGCGCGACGCGGCCGTCGTCGTCGCGCCGAAGGCTGGTGGTCGCGGCCGCCAAGTCGTCGGGCAAGAAGGCGGACGAGAAGGTCCCCTCCTGGGCCCGGCCAGGCTCCGACGAGCCCCCGCCGTGGGCGCGCGACGAGGGCGGGGCCTCGGGGCAGGACGGCGAGGCCGCCCAGGTCCCGTTCTACGCCTACCTGCTCGCGTCCGCCGTGACGGCCATCGCCGCC ATCGGGTCGATATTCGAGTACACGAACGGGCGGGCGGTGTTCGGCGTGGTGGGCACCGACAGCCCGCTCTACGCGCCCATCCTCGGCTTCTTCGCCGTCACCGGCATCCCGACCTCC GGGTATCTGTGGTACAAGGCCGTGCAGACGGCGAACAAGGACGCCGAGGAGCAGGACCGCAGGGACGGCTTCCTCTGA